Sequence from the Bacillus sp. 2205SS5-2 genome:
AAACACAGCCAGATATTGAAATAGCATTTGAAACACAAAATGAAGAACTCTTATTGAGAAGCTGGCAAGCTGCTCTTCGCTTAAATATTGAAAGACGCTTACATTTTGCAGATGATCAGTTCCAAGATTACGGGCAAGCGAAACTGTTGCTGGCCAAAGCAAGAGGAACGTTCAATGTGTTAGAGCCGTTGGCACTGGAAAAAGTAAGCCAACAAAAAGTCAATGATATATATGCAGCTTTTGATGAAGCTTTGACATCATTAGGTAATCCTGGACTGTTCGGCATTGGAAGTAAAGAAAATGACCAAGAAACATTTGTCAATAAAATAGAATTTATAGAAACGGAATTGCGACCGTTGTTTCCGATTGTGGCAGAGTTGAATGAAGATGAAAGCCATTTAACGGAAGAAAACCTGGAATTAGGATTTGCCAATGACGAAATCGGAACTTCAGCCTTTTGGCTCTGGTTGTCACTCGGTCTTGTCTTGCTATTAGTCATTTTGATTCTGTTGAATAAAAGAAAAAGGAAGGAATAGCTTCTTTTCGAACAAAGGGGGATGTCATCATGGATTTTCAGGCTTTTTTAATTACACTACGTGAAGCTTTAGAAGCCATTTTAATTGTAGGACTGATTTTATCTTATTTAACCCGTTTGAATGCTGAAAAGTATAAAAAATGGGTGTATGTTGGAGTTGGGTTAGCACTTGTCACCTCATTTTTAGTTGCGCTTATGTTCCAAGTAGTCTTCACCGGCTTTGCAAGCTTTGGGTCAGAAGTCTACTTGAAAATTTCCATAATGTTTGCTTCCGTGATTTTATTAAGTCACATGGTGCTTTGGATGAAGAAGCAATCTAAAGGAATTAATACGGAAATGCAAAAAAAAATTAATGCAGCTTTAACAGCAGGTAGTGTGTCTGCAATGATCGTTCATTCGTATTTGATTGTCGTACGTGAAGGTGTCGAAACTGTCTTTTTCTTTGCTGCAATTAGTAACGGTGATGTAACCAAAGTATTCACAAGCTACGGAGCGTTGAGTGGGTTATTAATGGCTTTAGTCATCGGTTATCTCTTTTTCTCTGGTACGATGAAAATTTCCCTAAAAGCCTTTTTCAATGTAACAGGGATACTAATTCTCTTTATCGCAGCCGGGCTATTAGTTCAAGGTATCGGTGTGATGCAAGATATCGGGAAATTAGGCTCATTATACACAACTGCTGAAGGTAAACCTGCTGATGTGTATAATATCGTTCACATTATGCCTGAGCATTATCAAGATGAATTTCACTACCAAAGAGATACAGGAAACGATGTATTAATCAATGGTCAAGTAGGGTTATTCTTTGCCGCCATGTTTGGATATAGTCATAATCCGTCACTTGAACAAATAATGGCATACACTTTATACTTTACATTTGCATTCTTATGGTCGTATTTAATCAATTCAGGTAGGATACGTTTCCCTTTTAAAAAAGCTGTTCCTGTTTCCGCAAAGCAACAAAGAAATGCAATAAAAGAAGGTAATCCGGAAGAATTGGGATCAATTAAAGCGTAGTTCACTACTTATCGAAGAAGGCCCCTCTAATAGAAACATTGACAGACTCGTTAAAAACGGGTCTTTTCTTATATAAAGACTTTTTTCGCAAAGTTTGTGGCTTTTCGTATCAGTTTATCACCAATGATTTAGCTATGTTTTAGGACATCATTTCATCTATTTTTGCTGGAAATCTACAGGGTATTGGAGGATATAATCAAAAATCTGACGAAATTGCCACATCTATACGTAAACTTCCTATTGAAGAGGGGAGATTTCCGGTTGTTAGATACGTGTCTAGCTTCAGACCCAATGAGCACGTAGTCATAAGCCAAGCCCGGTTTTGAGGAAAAAAGTGCCTCGGACCAGTTCAATCTTGTCTTATGTAAGTCTCTGATAATCGAACGCATTGCGCATTTCTAATATACTTATGAAAAGGAAGACTCTTATGAAAGTGAAATCTATTATCGCACTTATTATCTTGTACTGGGTAATCCGACTGGGATTGCTATCGCCTCTCCCTCAAACATGGGACGAAGTTGATTTTATCCTTGGAGTTAAAGAGTTTGATTTAATCAATATGCAGCCTCATTTCCCGGGATATCCTTTCTTTATGTTAGGGGGAATGGTGTTTAATCATTTTATATCTTCCCCTGAATGGGCATTGCTTCTCTTTATTCAGGTTGTTTGTATAAGTACGATTTATCCCCAATATAAACTTTCGCGTACATATTTTTCAAATGAAAAAAGTTGGTTGCTAACGTTAGCACTCCAAACATTAGCCTACCCAACTTTTATGTCTAGTTTGCCTATGAGTGAAGGAGCCGCTCTGAGTGTCTTATGGTGGTATTTATGGTCTTTGCATCAAGCTTGGCAACAAAATAAACGTGAAGCCGTTTTGTGGCCAATCTTATTCTTTAGCGTTTTGCTCGGCATTCGATTATCTTATCTTCCATTTGGGGTGGGACTCCTACTTCTAATGGTTAAACGTTTTCAGTACGATAGGTCTATTCAAGAATTATTGTCCCATGTAGCTCTAATTCTAGTTTCACAACTTATCTGGGTTACCGCATTGATTGCAAATGTAGGTTCACTGAAAACATTTGTCGATGTCGCAACCGGATTTACCGGTGGGCACTTTAATGAGTGGGGAGGAGGCGTTAGTGAAAAAACGGATATTCTTCCCCGCTTTGCAATCTATGTATTTCAAAATATTGTTTGGAATGGCTATGTAGCTACATCAGTCATTTTACTTATAAGTACGATTATACTGGTTCCAATTCTACTAAGGACATCACTGTTTCCGAAAACATTTCCGATTTTGCTATTTAGTAGTGTATGGGGTAGTTATTTCATCTGGGGATTTTTTGCTCAAAACATTGATAAACCGCGGCATATTCTTCCGCTAATTGTTTTAGGTTCTTTTGTGGGTTATGTCGTAATTGTAAAACAACAGAGTAAATGGGCAACGTACCTTTTAATTTTACACATACTAATACAGGGTGTTGTCGGATTAAATTTACTTTTCGAACATAAGTATTCAACTCCAGCAGTATACCAACTTGTGGAGAAGTTGAAGAAGGAAGAACAGCCCATTCTCGTGTATACTTGGGAAGAAACGAGGGTAATGGACTACTTAAACGTGCCTTTTTCCCATAAACGGGTTTTTACCTATCAAGAATTTTTACGAGATATTTCGATGCATCCAACGGAAACAATCTACGTAACGGGAGCAGTAATAGAAGGATTTAAGCAACAAGGAACAACAAATCTCGAAGGTCAGTTTAAAGAAGTCCAACGATTTTCATCCCTTTCTCTAAGAGATCCCGTCTATTCTGCTATTACTCTTTATCAATGGAAGTCTGAATGAGGTGACAAGAACTAATGAATGACTTAATACAACAGAAGCTTGCTGTTCTACCTGATCAGCCAGGCTGCTACTTAATGAAAGACAGGCAAGGCACCATCATTTATGTTGGGAAGGCTAAGGTTCTGAAAAATCGAGTTCGCTCGTACTTTACCGGGTCACATGATGGGAAAACACAA
This genomic interval carries:
- a CDS encoding FTR1 family iron permease; protein product: MDFQAFLITLREALEAILIVGLILSYLTRLNAEKYKKWVYVGVGLALVTSFLVALMFQVVFTGFASFGSEVYLKISIMFASVILLSHMVLWMKKQSKGINTEMQKKINAALTAGSVSAMIVHSYLIVVREGVETVFFFAAISNGDVTKVFTSYGALSGLLMALVIGYLFFSGTMKISLKAFFNVTGILILFIAAGLLVQGIGVMQDIGKLGSLYTTAEGKPADVYNIVHIMPEHYQDEFHYQRDTGNDVLINGQVGLFFAAMFGYSHNPSLEQIMAYTLYFTFAFLWSYLINSGRIRFPFKKAVPVSAKQQRNAIKEGNPEELGSIKA